A section of the Bryobacteraceae bacterium genome encodes:
- a CDS encoding RNA-binding protein: protein MRVGLAMAAVAAVIAAGAASAPSRDPVFADITAEAGITFRHSIGDHKLDNIVEGTGSGACFFDYDNDGLMDIYFVTGVWTKGVSDNDGRDLRGKLSNRLYHNLGNGRFEDVTAKAGVAGGIYGSGCSAADYDNDGHVDLYVLNYGPNILYHNNGNGTFTDVSKQSGLDDSRWSLHAVWFDYNNDGWLDVYVANYLLYDDGKFRDFYPAQGYPGPLSYQGLPSILYRNNGDGTFTDVTKEAGMWKPGGRAMSVTAADFNNDGRMDVFTSNDAMENYFFINRGGGTFAESGLEYELAFSEHGQGVASMGPFYGDVNRDGWLDLFVPNLNYVSLFVFNPKKGFYENLNDAAGLAPMLGQYAGWGSVMFDWDHDGWLDLFTVHGHAHHEFVQEDTLCRNRRDGTFEDVSREAGPYFATKRVGRAAAWADIDNDGDIDLLVVNLNDAPVLLRNEGGNARPWLMVDARLDFPSGSRTAIGARVTVTANGLRMIEDINPVRGYLSQGDPRLHFGLGGATVCDLEIRWPDGVVEKFSGVRANQVLTLRHKAEARRKAQ, encoded by the coding sequence ATGAGAGTCGGGTTGGCGATGGCCGCAGTGGCGGCCGTAATTGCGGCCGGCGCCGCCTCGGCGCCTTCGCGGGACCCGGTGTTTGCCGACATCACCGCCGAGGCGGGCATCACGTTCCGCCACAGCATCGGCGACCACAAGCTCGACAACATCGTCGAAGGCACCGGCTCCGGGGCCTGTTTCTTCGATTACGACAACGACGGGTTGATGGACATCTACTTCGTGACCGGCGTCTGGACGAAGGGCGTCAGCGACAACGACGGCCGCGACCTGCGCGGCAAGCTTTCCAACCGGCTCTACCACAACCTCGGCAACGGGCGTTTCGAGGACGTGACGGCGAAGGCGGGCGTGGCCGGCGGCATTTACGGCTCGGGCTGCTCGGCCGCCGACTATGACAACGACGGGCACGTCGACCTCTACGTGCTCAACTACGGGCCGAACATTCTTTACCACAACAACGGCAACGGCACGTTCACCGATGTCTCGAAACAATCCGGCCTCGACGATTCGCGCTGGTCGCTGCACGCCGTCTGGTTCGACTACAACAACGACGGCTGGCTGGACGTCTACGTCGCCAACTACCTGCTTTATGACGATGGCAAGTTCCGCGACTTTTACCCGGCGCAGGGCTATCCCGGCCCGCTCAGTTACCAGGGCCTGCCAAGCATCCTCTACCGCAACAACGGCGACGGCACCTTCACCGATGTGACCAAAGAAGCCGGCATGTGGAAGCCGGGCGGACGCGCGATGAGCGTCACCGCGGCGGACTTCAACAACGACGGCCGCATGGACGTGTTCACCTCCAACGACGCGATGGAGAACTACTTTTTTATCAACAGGGGCGGCGGCACGTTCGCCGAAAGCGGCCTCGAATACGAACTCGCCTTCAGCGAGCATGGTCAGGGCGTGGCGTCGATGGGCCCGTTCTATGGCGACGTCAATCGCGATGGCTGGCTGGACCTGTTCGTACCCAACCTGAACTACGTCTCGCTGTTCGTTTTCAATCCGAAGAAGGGCTTTTACGAGAACCTGAATGACGCCGCCGGACTGGCGCCGATGCTCGGCCAGTACGCGGGCTGGGGCTCGGTGATGTTCGACTGGGACCACGACGGCTGGCTCGATCTGTTCACCGTGCACGGCCACGCGCACCATGAGTTCGTGCAGGAGGACACGCTGTGCCGGAACCGGCGCGATGGCACCTTTGAAGATGTTTCGCGCGAAGCGGGGCCGTACTTCGCGACAAAGCGCGTCGGCCGGGCCGCGGCGTGGGCCGATATCGACAACGACGGCGACATCGACCTGCTGGTGGTGAACCTCAACGACGCGCCGGTGCTGCTGCGAAACGAAGGCGGCAATGCGCGTCCGTGGCTGATGGTGGACGCACGGCTGGATTTCCCCTCCGGCTCGCGCACGGCGATCGGCGCGCGGGTGACGGTGACGGCAAACGGGCTGCGGATGATCGAAGACATCAATCCGGTCCGCGGTTATCTCAGCCAGGGCGATCCGCGCCTCCATTTCGGGCTCGGCGGGGCGACGGTGTGCGACCTGGAGATCCGCTGGCCGGACGGCGTCGTGGAGAAGTTTTCCGGCGTGCGGGCCA